The window GGGCCTGTTCTACAGCGAGGACCTGGTGATGCAGGACGAGACCGGCTACATCGTGCTCGACTATCGCCAGCCGCTGGGCATCATGGAGTTCCTGTTCGGCTGGATGAAGGCGCAAAAGCTGGTCGGCCTCAGCGGGCAGGCCATGGGCTGGTACCGGCGCTCACCGCGGCCCTATCTCGAGCTGCGCCAGATGGTGCTCAACGACGGCGAGGTGGTCACCAGCTACAACTATCCCGTGACCCAGTTCCTGGTCTATGCCGGGATGGTGCTCGGGCTGGTGCTGCTCGTCGCGCCGCTGGTGGTGCGGTAGGCGGAGCTGAAGCGTTTGTGGTAGAAAGAGCCAGCGGGGCAGAGCTCCTGGTGGGCGTAGTCCCGCTGGCCCCGAATACGTTCGCCGTGCAGCCGACTCAACCCGCCCGCTCCATTGCCCACATCACAGGAGGAACCAGACCATGAATCCCGTATTGCCAGTGCTGCTCTCGCGACGCTCGGTACGAACCTATCAGGACCGGCCGGTGGAGGACGAGGTCAAGCAGGAGGTGCTGCGCGCCACCCTCCGCGCGCCCACGGCGGGCAACTGGATGCTCTACTCCATCATCGACGTGACGCGGCAGGCGGCCAAGGATACCCTGGCCGTGACCTGCGACAAGCAGCCTTTCATCGCCCGCGCGCCGTGGGTGCTCCTGTTCCTGGCCGACTATCAGCGGCTGTACGACTATTTCACCGTGTGCGGCGTGCCCGAATGGTGTGAACGCAACGGCCGGACGCTGGCCAGACCCGCGGGAGCGGACCTTTTCCTAGCCTGCTGCGACGCGCTGATCGCCGCGCAGACGGCCGTGGTCGCCGCCGAGTCGCTGGGCCTGGGCTCGTGCTACATCGGCGACATCATGGAGAACGACGAGGCGCACCGCCTGCTGTTCGACCTGCCGCCCTACGCCTTTCCCATTTGCCTGTTGTGCTTTGGCTATCCCACCGAGCAGCAAAAACAGCGCGCCCAGCCGCCGCGGTTCGGGCAAGAGTACATCGTCTTTCAAGACCATTACCAGCGCCACGATGCTGACACGCTGACCCGAATGTACGCCGAGCGCGAGGCCGATTTCGCCCGGGGGCGCAGGCCGGAAGGCATCGACAACCTCGGCCAGGCGATGTACGCGCGCAAGTTCGACGCCGAGTTCAGCCGCGAGGCCCGCCGCTCAGTGAAGGCGATGCTGGAGCGCTGGCTGA is drawn from Chloroflexi bacterium ADurb.Bin180 and contains these coding sequences:
- the nfrA2 gene encoding FMN reductase (NAD(P)H); translation: MNPVLPVLLSRRSVRTYQDRPVEDEVKQEVLRATLRAPTAGNWMLYSIIDVTRQAAKDTLAVTCDKQPFIARAPWVLLFLADYQRLYDYFTVCGVPEWCERNGRTLARPAGADLFLACCDALIAAQTAVVAAESLGLGSCYIGDIMENDEAHRLLFDLPPYAFPICLLCFGYPTEQQKQRAQPPRFGQEYIVFQDHYQRHDADTLTRMYAEREADFARGRRPEGIDNLGQAMYARKFDAEFSREARRSVKAMLERWLKGQD